One genomic window of Caballeronia sp. SBC1 includes the following:
- a CDS encoding type II toxin-antitoxin system VapC family toxin, translated as MRVLLDTHIYLWAVTDNRKLSKHARKLITDADDVFVSSASIWEASIKVGLGKLDADVNLLVAEIAASGFKELPVRAVHAALVRDLPDIHRDPFDRLLIAQAISEPLRLLTADGHLSAYSELVITV; from the coding sequence ATGCGTGTACTCCTGGACACTCACATTTACCTGTGGGCGGTAACCGACAACCGAAAATTGTCAAAGCACGCGCGCAAGCTGATTACTGACGCCGATGATGTTTTCGTCAGCAGCGCAAGCATATGGGAGGCATCGATCAAGGTTGGGCTGGGCAAGCTGGATGCAGACGTGAATCTTTTGGTAGCAGAAATAGCTGCAAGCGGTTTCAAGGAACTGCCGGTTCGCGCAGTGCACGCTGCGTTGGTCCGCGATCTGCCGGATATCCATCGCGACCCGTTCGACCGCCTTCTGATCGCACAGGCGATTTCTGAGCCCCTTCGCCTGTTGACTGCCGACGGTCATCTGAGTGCATATTCCGAGCTCGTCATAACGGTTTGA
- the kdpC gene encoding potassium-transporting ATPase subunit KdpC codes for MKNILRPVLVLFAALTVVTGLAYPIVVTAVAHAAFPSQANGSLIEKNGKPVGSELLGQQFDAPGYFWGRLSATSPNPYNPQSSGASNLGPTNPALADEVKGRISALHDADPTNTAPIPVDLVTSSGSGLDPEISPAAAAYQIDRVAKARKLSHNDVDALVQRATSGRQFGILGEARVNVLKLNLALDEMKPAS; via the coding sequence ATGAAAAACATTCTTCGTCCCGTGCTCGTGTTGTTCGCGGCATTGACCGTGGTGACCGGGTTGGCATATCCGATCGTGGTTACCGCGGTCGCGCATGCCGCCTTTCCGAGCCAGGCAAACGGTAGCCTGATCGAGAAGAACGGCAAGCCGGTCGGCTCGGAACTGCTGGGCCAGCAATTCGATGCACCAGGCTATTTCTGGGGCCGCTTGTCGGCCACGTCGCCGAACCCCTATAACCCGCAAAGCTCGGGTGCTTCGAACCTTGGCCCGACGAACCCGGCGCTGGCAGATGAAGTGAAAGGACGCATCAGCGCGTTGCACGACGCGGACCCGACGAATACGGCGCCGATCCCGGTCGACCTCGTGACGTCGTCAGGCAGCGGGCTGGACCCCGAGATCAGCCCGGCTGCTGCTGCGTATCAGATCGACCGTGTCGCGAAGGCACGCAAGCTGTCGCATAACGATGTCGATGCACTGGTCCAGCGTGCAACGAGCGGCCGTCAGTTCGGCATTCTTGGCGAGGCGCGCGTGAACGTGCTGAAGCTGAACCTGGCGCTTGACGAAATGAAGCCTGCAAGCTGA
- the kdpB gene encoding potassium-transporting ATPase subunit KdpB — protein MFDPAIVMPAIADSFRKLGPRTQLRNPVMFCVYIGSILTTVLWVAALSGQAEAPSGFILAVSLWLWFTVLFANFAEALAEGRSKAQAASLRSAKRDVMAKKLENANPKSPLRITTATELRKGDIVLIETGDVIPADGEVIDGVASVDESAITGESAPVIRESGGDFTAVTGGTRVLSDWIVVRVTVNPGEAFLDRMIAMVEGAKRQKTPNEIALTILLVALSLVLLFATATLLPFSMFSVSAVKAGHVVTITALAALLVCLIPTTIGGLLSAIGVAGMSRMMQANVIATSGRAVEAAGDVDVLLLDKTGTITLGNRQASSFVPAPGLSEQDLADAAQLASLADETPEGRSIVVLAKQRFNIRQREMATLHATFLSFTAQTRMSGVDLPDREIRKGAADAVKSYVERHGGRYPQEVSNAVDEIARRGSTPLVVADRREEGARVLGVIELKDIVKGGIKERFAELRKMGIKTVMVTGDNRLTAAAIAAEAGVDDFLAEATPEAKLATIRGYQAEGRLVAMTGDGTNDAPALAQADVAVAMNTGTQAAKEAGNMVDLDSNPTKLIEIVEIGKQMLMTRGSLTTFSIANDVAKYFAIIPAAFASTYPQLRVLDIMHLTSPSSAILSAVIFNALIIVFLIPLALKGVKYRPLGAAALLRRNLLVYGLGGILLPFPFIKIIDMILTACGWA, from the coding sequence ATGTTCGACCCCGCCATCGTCATGCCGGCGATTGCGGACTCGTTCAGGAAACTGGGCCCGCGTACGCAGTTGCGTAACCCGGTGATGTTCTGCGTCTACATCGGCAGTATCCTGACCACGGTGCTGTGGGTGGCGGCTCTCTCGGGCCAGGCTGAAGCGCCGTCAGGATTTATTCTCGCGGTCTCGCTGTGGCTGTGGTTCACGGTGCTGTTCGCCAACTTCGCCGAGGCGTTGGCCGAGGGTCGCTCGAAGGCGCAAGCGGCCTCGCTGCGCAGCGCCAAGCGCGACGTGATGGCGAAGAAGCTGGAAAACGCGAATCCGAAGTCGCCGTTGCGCATCACGACGGCAACGGAGCTCCGCAAGGGCGATATCGTGCTGATCGAAACGGGTGACGTTATCCCGGCGGACGGTGAGGTAATCGACGGCGTGGCGTCGGTCGACGAGTCCGCGATCACGGGCGAATCCGCGCCGGTTATCCGCGAATCGGGCGGTGACTTTACCGCGGTGACGGGCGGTACTCGTGTGCTGTCGGACTGGATCGTGGTGCGCGTGACGGTCAATCCGGGCGAAGCGTTCCTCGACCGCATGATCGCGATGGTGGAAGGCGCGAAGCGTCAAAAAACGCCTAACGAAATCGCGTTGACCATCTTGCTCGTGGCACTGAGCCTGGTGCTGTTGTTCGCGACTGCCACGCTGCTGCCATTCTCAATGTTCTCGGTCAGTGCAGTGAAGGCCGGTCACGTGGTGACGATCACCGCGCTGGCAGCCTTGCTGGTCTGCCTGATCCCGACCACCATCGGCGGACTGTTGTCGGCCATTGGTGTGGCGGGTATGAGCCGCATGATGCAGGCAAACGTGATCGCGACTTCCGGCCGTGCAGTGGAAGCCGCGGGCGACGTCGACGTGCTGTTGCTCGACAAGACCGGCACGATCACGCTGGGCAACCGTCAGGCATCCAGCTTTGTGCCGGCTCCGGGTCTCTCGGAGCAGGACCTGGCCGACGCTGCGCAGCTTGCGTCGCTGGCCGACGAAACGCCTGAAGGGCGCAGTATTGTCGTGCTCGCGAAGCAGCGCTTCAATATTCGTCAGCGCGAGATGGCAACGCTGCATGCGACCTTCCTGAGCTTCACCGCACAGACGCGCATGAGCGGCGTCGACTTGCCTGATCGTGAGATTCGCAAGGGCGCGGCCGATGCGGTCAAGTCCTACGTTGAGCGTCATGGCGGTCGTTATCCCCAGGAAGTATCGAATGCGGTCGATGAAATCGCGCGTCGCGGCAGCACGCCGCTGGTCGTCGCCGACCGGCGCGAAGAAGGTGCGCGTGTCCTGGGCGTGATCGAGCTTAAGGACATCGTCAAGGGCGGCATCAAGGAGCGTTTTGCCGAGCTGCGCAAGATGGGTATCAAGACCGTGATGGTGACGGGCGATAACCGCCTGACCGCTGCGGCGATTGCCGCCGAAGCGGGTGTTGACGACTTCCTCGCGGAAGCTACGCCTGAAGCGAAGCTGGCGACCATCCGCGGTTATCAGGCGGAAGGACGGCTGGTTGCGATGACCGGCGACGGCACCAACGACGCACCGGCGCTGGCGCAGGCCGACGTGGCCGTGGCAATGAACACCGGCACGCAGGCGGCGAAGGAAGCCGGCAACATGGTCGACCTCGATTCGAATCCGACCAAGCTGATCGAGATTGTCGAGATCGGCAAGCAGATGCTGATGACGCGCGGCTCGCTGACGACGTTCTCGATCGCCAACGACGTGGCCAAGTACTTCGCCATTATCCCGGCCGCGTTTGCATCGACGTACCCGCAATTGCGCGTGCTCGACATCATGCACCTGACGTCGCCGTCGTCCGCCATCTTGTCCGCCGTGATCTTCAACGCGTTGATTATCGTGTTCCTGATCCCGCTGGCACTGAAGGGCGTGAAGTATCGGCCGCTGGGCGCCGCGGCATTGCTGCGTCGCAATCTGCTGGTGTACGGCCTCGGCGGAATCTTGCTGCCGTTCCCGTTCATCAAGATCATCGACATGATTCTGACGGCATGTGGCTGGGCCTGA
- the kdpA gene encoding potassium-transporting ATPase subunit KdpA, producing the protein MNANTVFQMGLYIVVLIALAIPLGRYMTSVLDGSSVVVRRIGRPVEALLYKLAGVDEKSEMSWKHYAFAVLAFNALGVLVVYGFMRLQQWLPSNPQAFGPMTPDAAFNTAVSFVTNTNWQDYTPESTASYLSQMVGLTVQNFFSAATGIAVVVALIRGFARHTATTIGNFWVDITRITLYILAPLATVIALVFVSQGAIQNFESYQDVATLQVTTYQTPKTDAQGNPVKDAKGNPVMVDNKADKQTIAMGPVASQEAIKMLGTNGGGFFNANSAHPYENPTPFSNFVQMIAMLVIPAALCVVFGRMVGDKRQGYAILAAMTIAFSIACWGEISFEQAGNPLFTSLHVDQSASAMQAGGNAEGKETRFGIAQSGIFTVATTAASCGAVNNAHDSLTPMGGFVPLLLIQLGEVIFGGVGSGLYGMLVFAMLAVFVAGLMIGRTPEYIGKKIESYEMKMVAIVVLLTPFLVLLGASIGVLTAAGTAGIANPGPHGFSEILYAYSSAANNNGSAFAGLTVSTPFYNITTGIAMWFGRFGSIIPVLAIAGALAAKKRIATTAGSLPTHGPLFVVLLLGTVVLVGALTYVPALALGPVVEHLMMLSGK; encoded by the coding sequence ATGAACGCCAATACCGTATTTCAAATGGGCCTTTATATCGTCGTGCTGATCGCGCTCGCGATTCCGCTCGGCCGGTATATGACCTCCGTGCTCGATGGTTCGTCAGTCGTTGTTCGACGCATCGGTCGTCCAGTCGAAGCGCTGCTTTACAAGCTAGCTGGCGTAGATGAAAAGTCGGAGATGTCGTGGAAGCACTACGCATTCGCCGTGCTGGCGTTCAACGCACTCGGTGTGCTCGTCGTGTACGGATTCATGCGCTTGCAACAGTGGCTGCCGTCCAACCCGCAGGCCTTCGGTCCCATGACCCCGGACGCCGCGTTCAACACGGCTGTCAGCTTCGTGACCAACACGAACTGGCAAGACTACACGCCTGAGTCGACCGCAAGCTATCTCTCGCAGATGGTCGGCCTGACCGTGCAGAACTTCTTTTCGGCCGCGACCGGCATAGCCGTTGTCGTCGCGCTGATTCGTGGCTTCGCCCGTCATACCGCAACGACCATCGGCAACTTCTGGGTCGACATCACGCGCATCACGCTGTACATCCTTGCGCCTCTGGCTACGGTCATCGCGCTGGTGTTCGTGAGCCAGGGCGCGATCCAGAACTTCGAGTCGTACCAGGACGTCGCCACGCTTCAAGTGACGACTTACCAGACGCCGAAGACGGACGCTCAAGGCAATCCGGTCAAGGATGCCAAGGGCAATCCGGTGATGGTGGACAACAAGGCCGACAAGCAGACGATCGCCATGGGCCCGGTTGCCTCGCAAGAAGCGATCAAGATGCTCGGCACGAATGGCGGCGGGTTCTTTAACGCCAACTCCGCCCATCCGTACGAAAACCCGACGCCGTTCTCCAACTTCGTCCAGATGATCGCCATGCTCGTCATTCCGGCGGCGTTGTGTGTCGTGTTCGGACGCATGGTGGGCGACAAGCGGCAGGGCTACGCAATCCTCGCGGCGATGACCATCGCGTTCTCCATAGCGTGCTGGGGTGAAATCTCATTCGAGCAGGCCGGCAATCCGCTGTTCACGTCGCTGCATGTGGACCAAAGCGCCTCGGCGATGCAGGCAGGCGGTAACGCTGAAGGCAAGGAAACGCGCTTTGGTATTGCGCAGTCGGGCATCTTCACGGTCGCCACCACGGCTGCATCGTGCGGTGCCGTGAACAACGCGCATGACTCGCTGACGCCAATGGGTGGCTTCGTACCGCTGCTGTTGATCCAGCTTGGTGAAGTGATTTTCGGCGGCGTGGGTTCCGGCTTATACGGGATGCTGGTCTTCGCCATGCTCGCGGTGTTCGTCGCCGGTCTGATGATTGGTCGTACACCTGAATATATCGGCAAGAAGATCGAGTCGTACGAGATGAAGATGGTGGCTATTGTCGTGTTGCTGACGCCGTTTCTGGTGCTGCTTGGTGCATCGATTGGTGTGCTAACGGCGGCGGGAACAGCGGGTATAGCCAACCCAGGGCCGCACGGATTCTCCGAGATTCTCTACGCCTATAGCTCTGCCGCCAACAACAACGGCAGCGCCTTCGCGGGCCTGACAGTCAGCACGCCGTTCTACAACATCACGACCGGCATTGCCATGTGGTTTGGCCGCTTCGGTTCGATCATCCCGGTCCTGGCCATTGCCGGTGCGCTTGCCGCCAAAAAGCGTATTGCCACTACGGCCGGCAGCTTGCCGACTCACGGTCCGCTGTTTGTCGTGTTGTTGCTCGGCACAGTCGTGCTGGTCGGCGCACTGACATATGTACCCGCGCTCGCGCTGGGTCCCGTGGTCGAGCATCTGATGATGCTCTCGGGCAAATAA
- a CDS encoding potassium-transporting ATPase subunit F, which translates to MTTWMLLLAGASTLLLFVYLVYALLRAEDLE; encoded by the coding sequence ATGACCACCTGGATGCTGTTGCTGGCAGGCGCCTCGACTCTGCTCTTGTTCGTGTACCTCGTGTACGCACTATTGCGTGCGGAGGATCTGGAATGA
- a CDS encoding type II toxin-antitoxin system Phd/YefM family antitoxin codes for MQTINIHDAKTHFSRLVDAAANGEEIIIAKAGKPAARLGPIQHERIPRRFGGLKGKVKIADDFDAALPDDVIAAFEGR; via the coding sequence ATGCAAACTATCAATATTCACGATGCAAAAACGCATTTTTCGAGGCTTGTTGATGCCGCGGCGAATGGTGAAGAAATTATCATTGCGAAAGCCGGCAAGCCCGCTGCCAGACTGGGGCCCATTCAGCACGAACGGATTCCGCGCCGTTTCGGTGGTTTAAAAGGAAAGGTGAAAATTGCCGACGACTTTGATGCAGCTCTACCCGACGACGTGATTGCTGCGTTTGAGGGCCGTTGA
- a CDS encoding DUF2946 domain-containing protein, whose product MFRRRLLKIGSILGLLAILMTSVAPTVSHALASHDRLGQALSTYCSADPAFSEAGNSDSSSHSGALHWQACAYCGLLAHFPILTGSTVAFAAAVSVTSAPLPVVRTAVRALPLFIAAQPRAPPVAP is encoded by the coding sequence ATGTTCCGCCGTCGCTTACTGAAGATCGGAAGTATTCTGGGGTTGCTTGCAATCCTGATGACTTCTGTCGCGCCGACGGTCTCGCACGCACTAGCCTCGCATGACCGGCTAGGCCAGGCGCTAAGCACGTATTGCTCGGCTGACCCGGCCTTCAGCGAAGCGGGCAACAGCGACTCCTCCTCACACTCTGGTGCGCTGCATTGGCAGGCTTGCGCCTATTGCGGCCTGCTCGCTCACTTCCCCATCCTGACCGGTTCGACGGTGGCCTTTGCCGCCGCTGTGTCGGTGACCAGTGCTCCGCTTCCCGTGGTACGCACAGCCGTTCGCGCGTTGCCGCTCTTCATTGCCGCCCAGCCTCGCGCACCTCCTGTCGCTCCCTGA
- a CDS encoding Nramp family divalent metal transporter — MDDRVRAEPSQSMSDSTTRAMRDVLEGRRTGWSVLLPFAGPAVVVSVAYMDPGNFATNIQAGARYGYGLLWVVLLANVIAMLFQALSAKLGIVTGRNLAELCRDHLPKPLVYVMWGVSEVAAMATDLAEFLGGAIGLSLLFHMPLLIGMIVTAIVTYGLLFFEKAGYRPLELIIGALVGIIGLSYLAELFIAPVAWAQVGLHMFKPDLPDAQAVTIAVGIIGATVMPHALFLHSGLTQGRLPPKTEAERKRLLTFSNVEVIIALTIAGMINMAMVIMASGAFHSGHPEVAEIETAYHTLAPLLGIAAAGIFLLSLIASGISSSVVGTMAGQMIMQGFVGFRIPLWLRRAITMVPSFVVVWLGVNATQALVMSQVVLSLALPFPMAALVWFTCRTDVMGSYKNRTLVKIAAIVAAFAVLALNAVLLLQTFGVDIPGLPSA; from the coding sequence ATGGATGACCGCGTCCGCGCCGAGCCCAGCCAATCAATGAGCGACAGTACGACTCGCGCCATGCGTGATGTGCTGGAAGGCCGCCGCACGGGCTGGTCGGTGCTCCTGCCCTTTGCCGGACCAGCAGTCGTAGTCTCCGTCGCTTATATGGACCCGGGCAATTTTGCGACCAATATCCAGGCCGGCGCGCGATACGGGTATGGATTATTGTGGGTTGTGCTGCTGGCAAACGTCATTGCCATGCTATTTCAGGCACTTTCCGCAAAACTGGGCATTGTCACCGGGCGCAATCTCGCGGAGCTATGCCGGGATCATTTACCCAAGCCGCTCGTGTATGTCATGTGGGGAGTCAGCGAAGTCGCGGCCATGGCCACCGATCTGGCCGAATTCCTCGGCGGTGCGATCGGCCTGAGTTTGCTTTTTCACATGCCGTTGCTGATCGGCATGATCGTCACAGCGATCGTCACGTATGGCTTGTTGTTCTTCGAGAAAGCGGGATACCGGCCGCTCGAATTGATTATTGGCGCACTGGTCGGGATCATCGGCTTGTCTTATCTCGCGGAGCTTTTCATAGCTCCAGTAGCCTGGGCCCAGGTCGGGCTGCATATGTTCAAGCCGGACTTGCCCGATGCGCAAGCTGTGACCATCGCGGTGGGCATTATTGGAGCGACAGTCATGCCGCACGCGCTATTTCTTCATTCGGGACTTACCCAGGGCCGCTTGCCTCCCAAGACCGAAGCTGAGCGCAAACGGCTGCTCACGTTCTCGAACGTTGAAGTGATCATTGCGCTGACCATTGCGGGCATGATCAACATGGCCATGGTCATCATGGCATCCGGCGCCTTTCACTCGGGTCATCCTGAAGTGGCCGAGATCGAAACGGCCTATCACACGCTAGCGCCGCTGCTGGGCATTGCTGCCGCGGGCATTTTCCTGCTGTCGTTGATCGCGTCGGGCATTTCCAGTTCGGTCGTGGGAACCATGGCCGGTCAAATGATCATGCAAGGGTTTGTCGGCTTCCGCATCCCCCTATGGCTGCGTCGGGCAATTACGATGGTGCCGAGTTTTGTGGTGGTCTGGCTGGGCGTGAACGCTACGCAAGCGCTGGTCATGAGTCAGGTCGTGCTCAGTCTTGCGCTGCCGTTTCCCATGGCGGCACTCGTGTGGTTCACGTGCCGCACAGATGTCATGGGCTCCTACAAGAACCGGACACTGGTAAAAATAGCGGCCATCGTTGCGGCCTTCGCAGTGCTGGCCCTTAACGCGGTCCTCTTGCTGCAAACATTCGGCGTTGATATTCCGGGCCTGCCAAGCGCTTGA
- a CDS encoding copper resistance protein CopC, with product MNSAAVRMLIAAAALASAQLAQAHAYPQHQEPGAGATVSTSQKEVAIEFDDGLEPAFSSITVTDAQGKPVTSAKSVVDPADKKHMSVALNALTPGVYSVAWIAVADDGHRTQGHYRFTVK from the coding sequence ATGAACTCTGCCGCCGTGCGTATGTTGATCGCTGCAGCCGCTCTTGCGAGTGCGCAGCTCGCTCAAGCGCACGCCTATCCACAACATCAGGAGCCGGGCGCGGGGGCCACCGTGTCGACTTCGCAAAAGGAAGTGGCGATCGAGTTCGACGATGGACTCGAACCCGCATTCAGCTCGATCACTGTCACCGATGCGCAGGGCAAGCCTGTCACCAGCGCAAAGTCAGTCGTTGATCCGGCAGACAAGAAACACATGTCGGTCGCGCTGAATGCGTTGACGCCCGGTGTTTATTCGGTCGCCTGGATTGCCGTCGCCGACGACGGGCATCGCACGCAAGGGCACTATAGATTCACGGTCAAGTAG